In Plodia interpunctella isolate USDA-ARS_2022_Savannah chromosome 1, ilPloInte3.2, whole genome shotgun sequence, one DNA window encodes the following:
- the gbb gene encoding protein 60A: MTDPKAVWRCACITLVALFPIVSDATLSGLYIDNGVDQTVIHHSMTKHERLVVEHEILDLLGLGERPRGTRAPPLDRSAPSFLLDVYKQLAEEHEQARPTRSSEMALSGDEQQAIDASDLIMTFQSKKHHLGALRQGHGRHVWFEVAGAPGDASSLLTAELRLHQAPTHTEDPTSLYRVVAHRVLSVDNLGKMQLEEVASVNTSVGSEGWLELNVTSSLAAWLTSPADNRGFFITLHPHLQPERHVKPEEIGLEEPRGAIVEGKQPFLVAFFKSGPKLGNTDPGARRKREAKRWRSHGFSDNHLRNPLTDTSHWTTRSCEIQTLYVSFKDLEWQDWIIAPDGYGAFYCSGECNFPLNAHKNATNHAIVQTLVHLLNPQQVPKPSCAPIKLSPISVLYYTDDSNVILRKYKNMVVKSCGCH; this comes from the exons ATGACCGACCCGAAGGCAGTGTGGCGATGCGCGTGCATCACTCTCGTGGCGTTATTTCCTATAGTGTCAGACGCGACACTTTCCGGTCTGTACATCGACAATGGGGTCGATCAAACCGTAATTCATCACTCCATGACGAAGCACGAACGCCTGGTCGTCGAACACGAGATACTGGATCTTCTGGGCCTTGGCGAACGCCCGCGGGGTACCCGCGCTCCGCCGCTAGACCGTTCAGCTCCTAGTTTCCTCCTGGACGTGTACAAGCAGCTGGCTGAGGAACATGAGCAGGCTCGGCCAACACGCAGCTCTGAGATGGCGCTTAGTGGCGACGAACAGCAAGCGATTGATGCCAGTGATCTTATTATGACGTTTCAGAGCAAAA agcATCATTTGGGAGCACTTCGACAAGGCCATGGAAGACACGTCTGGTTCGAAGTGGCGGGCGCTCCTGGGGATGCGTCCTCCCTTCTCACCGCCGAGTTGCGGCTGCACCAAGCCCCGACACACACCGAAGACCCCACAAGTTTATACAGAGTGGTCGCGCATCGTGTTCTAAGTGTCGATAATTTAGG GAAGATGCAGCTTGAGGAAGTGGCGTCAGTGAACACGAGCGTGGGATCAGAGGGGTGGCTGGAGTTGAACGTGACCAGCTCCCTGGCCGCATGGCTCACTTCGCCCGCGGACAACCGCGGTTTCTTTATCACTCTGCATCCACATTTACAGCCAG AGCGACACGTGAAGCCTGAAGAGATTGGCTTGGAAGAGCCTCGTGGTGCGATTGTAGAAGGGAAGCAACCGTTTTTGGTGGCCTTCTTTAAGAGTGGGCCGAAACTGGGCAACACGGACCCGGGCGCCAGGCGCAAGCGGGAGGCTAAACGCTGGCGGTCACATGGCTTCTCTGACAACCATTTGAGGAATCCACTTACAG ataCGTCGCACTGGACTACAAGGAGTTGTGAAATTCAAACTCTTTATGTCAGTTTTAAGGATTTAGAATGGCAG GATTGGATTATTGCTCCGGACGGCTACGGCGCATTCTATTGTAGCGGCGAATGCAACTTCCCATTGAATGCCCATAAAAACGCCACCAATCACGCTATCGTACAAACTTTGGTTCATCTTTTAAATCCACAACAG GTACCGAAGCCATCTTGCGCGCCGATCAAGCTGTCTCCCATATCCGTGTTATACTACACGGACGACTCTAACGTCATCCTGCGCAAGTACAAGAACATGGTCGTCAAGAGCTGTGGCTGTCACTGA
- the c12.1 gene encoding protein CWC15 homolog, whose translation MTTAARPTFDPARGGQGRGEKDLSAISRQYSSRDLPGHTKLKYREQGQGTSEELRSRDFRKELDDREKETKGPGARRQNEPPIKRAKVDQVPAASLDADDPLEGDSSESDDSDDDTAALLAELNKIKKERAIEQAKKDAERKQEEERIRMENILSGNPLLNYSAAGQKNDLKVKRRWDDDVVFKNCARSEPEKKGNTFINDSLRSEFHKKFMEKYVK comes from the exons ATGACTACCGCGGCAAGACCCACTTTTGATCCAGCAAGAGGTGGGCAGGGGCGTGGTGAAAAGGATTTGAGTGCTATATCTCGACAGTATTCGAGCAGAGATCTTCCTGGACATACGAAATTGAAGTACAG AGAGCAAGGACAAGGCACATCAGAGGAGTTGAGGTCAAGAGATTTCCGCAAAGAATTAGATGAtagagaaaaagaaacaaaaggtCCAGGGGCTAGGAGGCAAAATGAACCACCCATAAAGAGAGCCAAAGTAGATCAAGTACCTGCAGCTAGTCTGGATGCTGATGATCCACTTGAAGGGGATTCTTCAGAGTCTGACGATTCTGATGATGACACTGCAGCATTGTTAGctgaactaaataaaataaagaaagagagagcTATAGAACAAGCGAAGAAg gaTGCTGAAAGAAAACAAGAAGAAGAGAGAATAAGAATGGAGAACATATTATCTGGAAATCCATTGCTAAATTATTCAGCAGCAGGACAGAAAAATGATTTGAAGGTCAAGCGAAGATGGGATGATGATGTAGTATTCAAGAACTGTGCTCGTTCTGAGCCAGAAAAGAAAGGCAACACTTTTATAAATGACTCTCTAAGGTCGGAATTTCACAAAAAGTTCATGGAAAAATATGtcaaatga